A section of the Oryza sativa Japonica Group chromosome 1, ASM3414082v1 genome encodes:
- the LOC4326992 gene encoding probable receptor-like protein kinase At5g18500 gives MEAPSSSPSSPSLKDHLSSPTGPLHLKVWEVICIVLGAFMVVIFFVTVWLTIRSRKRVRRASANIPITQIPAISKEIKEVRVEQVPTSDFAAHDGVLMTIQDKSSEKESDKVMVHLGVSKSKRGDESHSGSFRYMDKDLGFQSADEGGSGTFRHNSAHAITAPSPLVGLPEFSYLGWGHWFTLRDLEVATSRFSKDNILGEGGYGVVYRGQLINGTPVAVKKLLNNLGQAEKEFRVEVEAIGHVRHKNLVRLLGYCVEGTQRMLVYEYVNNGNLEQWLHGAMSHRGSLTWEARVKILLGTAKALAYLHEAIEPKVVHRDIKSSNILIDDDFDAKVSDFGLAKLLGAGKSHVTTRVMGTFGYVAPEYANTGLLNEKSDIYSFGVVLLEAITGRDPVDYGRPANEVNLVDWLKMMVASRRSEEVVDPTIETRPSTRALKRALLTALRCVDPDSEKRPKMGQVVRMLESDDPIPRGDRRSKHNRGGSTEMDSQRDNNSDTDKSDNPDSKPSRSRASSSK, from the exons ATGGAGGCTCCTTCGTCGTCCCCGTCATCGCCAAGTCTGAAAGATCATCTCTCTTCGCCAACTGGCCCTTTGCATCTCAAAGTATGGGAGGTCATATGCATTGTCTTGGGGGCTTTCATGGTGGTCATCTTCTTTGTAACCGTGTGGCTCACGATCCGGAGTCGGAAGAGGGTTAGACGGGCTTCGGCAAATATCCCAATCACCCAAATCCCTGCCATTTCCAAGGAAATCAAGGAAGTGAGGGTGGAGCAAGTCCCAACAAGCGATTTTGCAGCACATGATGGAGTCCTGATGACAATCCAAGACAAGTCTAGTGAGAAGGAGTCAGACAAGGTCATGGTCCATTTGGGTGTAAGCAAATCGAAGCGTGGCGATGAGAGCCACTCAGGATCATTCCGTTACATGGACAAGGATTTAGGATTCCAGTCAGCTGATGAAGGAGGCTCAGGAACATTTCGGCATAATTCAGCTCATGCAATAACTGCTCCTTCACCTTTGGTTGGCCTGCCAGAGTTCTCTTACCTAGGCTGGGGCCATTGGTTTACTTTGAGGGATCTGGAAGTTGCTACTAGCCGTTTTTCAAAGGATAACATTCTTGGTGAGGGTGGATATGGTGTAGTTTATCGTGGCCAACTGATCAATGGCACTCCTGTTGCTGTTAAGAAGCTTCTCAATAACCT AGGACAGGCCGAGAAGGAATTCAGAGTTGAAGTTGAGGCTATTGGTCATGTTCGCCACAAGAACTTGGTCCGGCTTCTGGGTTACTGTGTGGAGGGTACTCAAAG AATGCTTGTCTATGAGTATGTAAACAATGGAAACCTAGAGCAATGGCTTCATGGAGCTATGAGTCACCGTGGTTCCCTTACATGGGAGGCCCGTGTAAAGATTCTTCTTGGGACAGCTAAAGC GCTTGCTTACTTGCATGAGGCAATTGAACCCAAAGTGGTGCACCGTGATATCAAATCCAGCAATATATTGATTGATGATGATTTTGATGCCAAAGTATCAGACTTTGGTTTAGCTAAACTTCTTGGTGCTGGCAAGAGTCATGTCACTACTAGGGTTATGGGAACCTTCGG CTACGTGGCACCAGAGTATGCAAACACTGGACTCTTGAATGAAAAGAGTGACATTTACAGCTTTGGGGTAGTACTTCTAGAAGCAATTACAGGGAGGGATCCTGTTGACTATGGTCGTCCAGCGAATGAG GTAAATCTTGTTGACTGGCTAAAAATGATGGTTGCTAGCAGGCGATCAGAGGAGGTGGTGGATCCCACCATAGAGACCCGGCCTTCGACAAGAGCTCTCAAGCGTGCACTTTTAACTGCTCTGAGATGTGTGGATCCAGATTCAGAAAAGAGACCAAAGATGGGTCAAGTTGTGAGGATGCTGGAATCGGATGACCCAATTCCTCGTGGG GACAGAAGATCTAAGCACAACCGTGGAGGGAGCACCGAAATGGATTCCCAAAGGGACAACAACTCCGACACGGACAAGAGTGACAATCCAGATTCCAAACCAAGCAGGAGCAGAGCCTCATCTTCCAAATGA